The window GCTAAGTCTGAGAAAACTGGCAAAACATTTGACTGCTCATGTGGAATCCAGCTCTGGTCATGTGCTCAACCCTCTCTGATCAGAGCCTAATGAGTGTGGAGGTATGATGTCTAGCTTTAATCCTGTGTGATGTCCTGCACCcttagactgaaaaatgcagtTAAGTTGGAACTATTTTACCTTCTTGTTCTAGTTTACTCACCCTGGAAATGTTGCCAGCTTTCTCTCAAGTCTTATGTTACATGAACTAGCAAACTGTTATAGCAGTGTACTGTGAGGTCATTTCTGTGGCAGGTTAGGCACTCAGCTGCGCAATGGCTGACTGGGACTATGACTATCTGATCAAGCTGCTGGCACTCGGGGACTCGGGGGTGGGGAAGACCACCTTCCTCTACAGGTACACCGACAACAAGTTCAACCGTAAGTTCACCACCACAGTGGGCATCGACTTCAGGGAAAAGAGAGTGGTGAGTGATGCCTATAAGTGACGCATGCAAGGACgtttcttcatttaaaataatgtagcTGAGTccaatgattttttttcctgctttggtTCAGATGTACACTGGGAAAGGGGCTGATGGGACATCTGAGAGGAACTTCAAGGTCCACATTCAGCTTTGGGACACAGCGGGACAAGAGAGGTATAACTTGATGTAATCTATATATTTTACACCAGGACGTGTTCATTTAAAGCCCCACATTTCTGGTTCTTGGTTAAACCGGAGAATAACTTTAATGAAAGCAAGGACCTTATACCTTCAGAAGTATTTGAAAAATGCTATAATCTCAGAAAAGAGTCTAATGCTATACTAACAGCTCTGTGAACGTGGACCTTGGACTACGTACTAACATAGTTTAgtttagcatattagcattCAAACATCCAATTAGTACTTAACACAAACtacagctgaggctgagggGGATGTCTTTACTTTAGCTGGTATTGGATTAAaaaccaaagtattggacaTAATGATTGCAATAAAAATTATGTTTGCTGATTTGCAGGGTGACACTTACATTTTGGGTTTCTCgaacatgtttgcatgcttaACGTTTCTGCCAAATTTACCGTCAAACTCTGCGTTTTGTTCATATTTACTCATATGGtcaaatgttttacattatttcatCTGTACAGCATACAATAGCCTATTCCTTTTCAACCCTTGCTTTGGATAAAGAGAAACTTCACCAAACTCTTACTGGAATAGACAGATGGgcaatacataataaaacaacatcatagaaaaataaatgaataaattgaCACGTGCTGAATCTTTCGGAGGATGGAGATCCAGAGACAACGTGTAAAAAGACACCCACACCAAGAAGACAGAGAGGTTGCCAGGGCTGCTGATGGCCCAGCACTGAGAACCCCAAGTTAACAGAGAGAGATAGGGAGACACACATCAGTGGTTCTAGGAACACAAACAACAGTAAGTCATTGATATAGCAGAGTCTTATGGAAAGGACTGCTTGGCTTCTATTATACATCGAGACTGACTCTCTACGTAATTGGGCTGTTAAACTGTAAAAGAAAAGTTGTGGGGTAGCCAAAGTCAGTTGGTTGTATCTAGTTTACTATATGATAGCTGTGgattacatttcagaataagCTGAACACGTCAACCTGCTGGTGGCGCTAGAGAAGCCGTATCACCAAACTCAGTAGGATTCACCCTCTGGGCTCAAATTAATGTCTGTAGGAAAATATCATGACAAACTTTCCAAAAGATGGTGAGGTATTTCTGTCTTCAAATCTCCACATGGTAGCTTAATTCTGTGAAACTGATTTTTGTACAGGTTCCGCAGCCTCACCACAGCTTTCTTCAGGGACGCCATGGgcttcctgctgatgtttgacTTGACCAGTCAGCAAAGTTTCCTTAACGTCAGGAACTGGATGAGTATGTGTCATCTCAGCATCACAGCCGTGCTTCAGATAAATACTCTTTTGAATGAATGTTCTTCCAACAGAATTTAGAGGGTTGAGAAAGTCGACTAACAGAGTTTGAAgctcatgtactgtatgtctgtttgCATTACATGGGTGTAAAAGGACTTCCTCTGTGTTGGTTCAGGTCAGCTACAGGCCAACGCGTACTGTGATAGTCCAGACATCGTGTTGGTTGGCACTAAGGCAGACCTCCGGGATGTGAGGGACGTTCACGCGAGACAGGCCAGAGATCTGGCTGACAGATACGGGTGAGGCTTTGCAAACAGCGCTATTGTTTTAGTTCAAGAACTGTTGAGGGGCTGTGAGGGAACACTTTACAGGTTCTGTAAAGTGTAAATATAGTAATTGTTGTTGTGCACATTTGCTTTGGTAGCTcaagaaaaatctaaataaattgttgaaagagaaaatatattatttcaaagccaatatatttatacacattaCCTTCACGCTTACCCccctaaatatatatagaaatgtCTTCATAAGGGAGGATTCAAGGCttactcatttatttacatttttacttacaCATTTATTATCTTGCAGGTTGAATAGACTAACATGTATAAGTACAAATATAGATAGCAGCAGTAAGCAAGACTTTGATTTCAAATCGATTTTTCTAATTGTTATACAACAGTCTGAGTTACTGatgaaaaacaacttcaaaatagtTGGTCATTAATATTGGATCTTTACATCGCATTTCATGATTTTTGAGACTTCCCCTCCTCTGACTTGTTAAAGTATGTTAGCTTAAACATGTTTAAGTGAATTTCTTGCTTAAGTTGAATACTTTTGTATTTGATATAATGTTAACAAAGCATTAAAATGCAGTAGAATTATATTATCGGTACACCACAGGATGGTGGTAGTGAGCTGTTTTTATACAAATCTTCCTCCTGGGGAGTTTTATAAGTTGATTGAGCACGGTTTTTCAATGTCAGGGCCCCACCAGTGGGTCATAAGATAAAAATGTGAGGATCATGAGTTTATAGAAAACGGAAGCTAGTGGGAGgattatttaaacaaaagttAGAACATTGTATAGGAGAGTTTAAAAGTCAAAGATGGCCTAAAAAGATACCTCTCTAATTGTTAAATATCAATAATCATACAAAACAACATAAGTAGTTATACAAAATTGATAGTAATGTAAAATCTATTTTGAAATCTATTTGAACAAggtgcattttaaatgaaatctaTGAAGTTGTATAAAGTCCTTTTCAGTAGTTTGGGTTACTATTTTCTTTGTTCCAGGCCAATTactgattatttgtatttcttcagcCGCATAAAGTACATTGACaatacttttttgtttgaaCTACTCAACTTAgtcagcagcagaaacacactaaTATATTCTCTATACAGTAAAACTGGCACATtaatctctctctcctttcacgTCAGCATCCCATATTTTGAGACGAGTGCTATGACGGGTGATGATGTGGACCAGGCGGTGACCACGCTGCTGGATCtggtgatgaagaggatggAGCAGAGCACTCCTGGAGGCCACAGCTCTGAACCCAACGGCAGCCCAATCAACAGTCATGAGGTGGAGGAGGCTCCTGTGAGGAGGAGATGTGCCTGCTGATGTAACGACCAGTAGACGCTCTTCTCACGTttgcccccaaaaaatatattttcaaaatgctgctgttttctgAAGCCTAACTAGGGTCCATGCTAGGTGAGGGGGATCTTTTGGTattctaaaacacatttagaaactgATTTGGGCCCAATTAGTGTTGTGACATTGCATATTCCCCTCCTGAAAATTGCTGTGTGATGTTGTATATTCACAGCCTGTGAGAAAGAGGAGTATAAGACTCTAGAAACTGTATATAGTAAGCATGTGTAGGTATTGTTGTAAAACCGGGATGTTTTAAAGACATCAGGTAGTTGTGATCTGGTGAAAAAAAGTCCATTATTGTCTTAAAATGGGTCAtatcagaggaaaaaaaaagtttttatttgacacattGAGGCATTGATGGGAGAATATGCAGGCACATAATGTATATTTATCATGGAGTATAatccaaaaacatttaagacATGGTTACATTTGTTATATGGatgatcattttttttgttagaaCAACCAAGATAGCTAAGTCATTTATCTGATTTATGAATTTTATACGACATGTACATAAGCAGCCAAGCTTTTTTATGCATTATGGAACATATTTGCCATGCAGATCAAACACAAGTACAATAATGTTAAAGGGTTGTTGGAACAAAAACCTGTATAGTGCTGCGTTTggaataaagacattttatgtttatgtacatGTCACtgtcttttcatttaaatgtaatgcacaCAAAGCTAAACTGCTATTCTGACTGGAAATACAATCCTCACAGACTTTGTTAGCATCATTATTGTTTACACACATTCTACacattgattttaattaaataaagagagaaacTTAAAAATGTCCTGCATTCATGTCAGTggatttttcaaacaaatctgtCTAGGACATTCATGGAGTCACAAAGAAATTCCACCACAATACTTTGGCTGAAGCCAAGAAACAAGAAGTTCAAAATTATTGTTGTGCCACAAAAGTCAAATTCAACATCACAAAAGGGAAACTCTATTTCTTTACAATAATACTTGTTGTTAGTTGTCATTCGGTTTCCTGAATCCCAAATCAATTCTTATCGAGCTAACATTTCCTCTTTGAACACTTTTCTTTGGTGTAAACATTTCTTATGAAGGGTCTACGGAAAATATCCTTTAATGTACACAGATGACATCAATAAATGCAGCTAAAGTTCCAACATTATCATCCAATATGTGGTTTCATGGTGGTGACTGCACTGTTAATTGGAGACGAGACACAAAGgtcatctgaaatgtttttcttgcctAAATGAGACGGAAAAAAGGAACTCTATGTGTATGACAGGATGCCAAGCAAATGCCTCCAATACTTTATCTCAATGAGCACAAAAGCACACATCTGGAAGTATGAATGACTGCATTGCTCGATTTGTTAAACCTCAGTCTCAGCCAAGGTTTGCAACAAGGAACACATGTTGTAAAGTCATGAGACGAGTCATGTGGCCAGCTTTCAACCCCCCTGCATGTCAGCATCAGTGAAGCTTGACAGGGAAAACTGTTTTTGAGAACCCAAGATTATCTAaagtttacaaaaaataaagcttGTTCATTTTTAAGTTTATCTATAGGTTTTGGTCCCGTGTAAAATATATTAGGGTTCTTTCTTTAGCCTTCAGAAGTATCTTGTACAAAGACACTGGTGTTATACTAATACACCGTCAGGAGTACAAACAATAGCAAATAACTACATTTATACCCTCAAAACAATCTTCAAAAAGGTTGTATAAAACTAGCCTAAAATATTTGTTAGTGCCTCACATGCAATGTCATGGATCATGCTCTTTATCCGAGATGCATTTAAGTCATATAACATTCATtaactttgttgttttatgtcacAAATATTGGAATTGATATGGTACATGATGGATGATTAACCCCCCTCCAACAAAAGATATGTAATAAATAGTGTATTCTCCTCTTTATAGATTTAATTGAAATAGAGGTAAACTTTAAGTTCCATTGctgttattttacaaaaaaaagtctaaataaatgtatttcctggCTTTTTTTGCCACGCTAGCGCTGCGATTTAGGTCACAAGATGGTCTGGTACCCTCTGGattaactttacattttctgcCCTGTTATTGTAAGAATTGTAAAATGTTCACTTATCCAACAGCTTTTCGTAAATTCAAACTTAACCTTTTTAATAATTTCCAACCAGTTTCACTACAACAACTATGTATGTTTGTTGTCTTACATATGAATATGAGTTACTACTTTTACGCTGACTAAACTGCAGGTGTAGGCTAACTTCAACTGAACAAACTGACAAAGCTAACATTAGATTGCTAATAATCAAACGGTTTGAATTAACGAGTAAAAAAGATAGTATTGAATTTGCCACATCTAAACTGTGTTATAATGTAAACTTTATCAAATACCTCAAATCACAAAACCATATGCCAGGAATGTCAGCCTTAATGACTGAAAAACATGCTAGATTAGCATGATTGGACATTTGACAATCTGTAGTGCTAAACTGCATTAATATTACTAGCCTAACTTGAAAACCTACTTATTTCTGCATTATGCTGCATTTCTGCATTTATGACAACGTTTACATAGGATTGTCAGATGTTTGACCCCCTAAAACATTATACAAGTCTTTATTAGCAAAGGTATTGGGTTTTAAAGGATACATCGACCTCGTTTGTTTACATTGTACAAAAAACCCTGTAAAAAGCaaaatattgtagttttatGGGGGGTTGTTTTTTTGGCCTTCTTCCTGAGTTTTTAAACTAGCTAGTAGTTAATTAGGACAAACTTAGAAATTAATTTACGTAGAGCTGGAGCAGCCGTAGCCCCACTTTGTGACTCTCATGCATTGAAACATTCGACTCATAgaactaaaatgtaatttttcagaataataaatacCCTGTGGATGATCTTTGACTCATCATACTGCCTTTAAGATACGTTTTAAATACCATCAAACACCTTCTACAATGGTCCTTGCTCAATTTGTACAACATGTGccatacacaaataaatgtatataaacttTGTGTTGGTAAACACCATTTTGGGTATTTACTTTTTTGGAAGTTCCATGACTCAAATGTAACCGCTAGTATGGCTATGGAATTGCTAATGGTCTTGTTGgaagatatttttaaatgttacagaACCTAATGTAGGCAATAACAGTCTTTCTAAAattctgtatttaaatgataaCGCACTGTCCATGAATGTATGGCTTATTGTCGGAATGTCAAATAACTTTCCAAAAATGCGAGAAtctcaaaaaataaattgaagaaCCAAATTTGAAGTGGACAGCCAAGACACAAaagtgtatatatgtgtgtgtgtgtgtgtgtgtgtgtgtgtgtgtgtgtgtgtgtgtgtgtgtgtgtgtgtgtgtgtgtgtgtgtgtgtgtgtgtgtgtgtgtgtgtgtgtgtgcgtgtgtgtgcgtgtgtgtgtgtgtgtgtgtgtgtgtgtgtgtgtgtgtgtgtgtgtgtgtatttatatgggGTGCAGTCTAGTAAACAAATACCATCTTCCAGAGAAGTGCAGATTATCTGACACCTCATAGGGAGAAAAAGGCCTGCAAACAGAAACTGCACCTCTCTTGAGGCATTGAATCtgattacaaaaaaacactgatcTAACTCCTTCCCTGAGATTAGGCAGTGATTTCAGTGTAAAGAATCAGTATACTGCTGTAAATGTGATTAATAAATCAATAGTGTGTTAAACTGAACTGGATGATTTGACTTTTTGTGGCATCCCCCTACTAACCTCAGTAAAAATAGTTTATGCTGTTTCACCACGGCCAGCAGCCATGCAAAGGAGAGTAATGGAAGCAACTGAGCGACGTAAAAAGCCCTAACTGTGCAGTGCTAAAGACAACAATATACTGATAAATGAGTTACAACGCTATGATAAATCTGTGACATCGTCGTGTGAAGTTACAGCGTGATTTGAATGTGTGATTGTCAAATGAGGgtgtagaaatgtataatttaaacACTTATCATGCATTGTGGATCACAACAGAAGTGAGCTGGATGGATGTATCTGCATCTCTGGACTCATCCATGGCATATCTAAGAGCAGTGTGTCAGGCTGAGTTTAATCACACCCTCCCTGTGCAGCTTGTAGAGCAGCTTAAACTCGCTGGGCAGCTGGTGAGTCTCCTGCCACTTGGTGGTGAATTTGGTCCCTTTCTTGTCGTAGTAGTGGTAGGGCAGATCGTTGCCTGTGTTGGGGTCCCATCCAAAAGGCCAGAAGCCGTAGAGATGGATCTCGTCGCACATGGCAGAGGCCAGCGTGTACATTAGGATCCCAGTGCTGAGACGTTTGGGGGAGAGGTTTTTCGTCTTCCAGTATCTGTTAGGAGGAAAAGACAAACGTTAGTCTTCCACAATCAGAAATGAAGTGTTAAGGAATAAGATTAATAAAAGATTAATCCTTCATCATTATGAACCACAATAATCCTAATTCACGTATGACTGTATGCAGTGATACATAGTATACAAACAATCACTGCAATGTTCCGTTGGTTGACAGAAAAATTAACTAACAAGAAGATCAACACTCTTACTTGTTGACATCATGCATGATGTTTCCAGGCCAGGCCAGTTCCACTTTCAGTTGTCCCTTATGCTCAACAAAGAAGTCCACCAGGGTCCTGGTAACTGTGGCTGAGGTATGAAGGAAGAAGGCAGGGATCCACAGGATGGCTCCCTCCAGCTTCTTCAGGTTGAGGAAGAAATTATTCCGGTCCTGAATGGTCAGCAGGTTATTGTAGTACCTCTCCAGGATGCTGGGGTTGAAGGTGGTTAGGTTGGTCTTTTTGCCCACGTCCTTGGAGTAGACCTCTGTGGGGGCGAAGTTGCAGCGGAAGACAAAGTCGGCCTGGTCGATCTCGGGGCCGCAGTGGCTTCCTGTTAGGATACCGCTGTTGCCCACCACGGCGCACATGCTGTAATGCTTGTTGTGGATGGGAGAGGTATCTGGGAGCAGGGACTTCAAGTTATTGCTGATGGAGAAGACGTACTTGTGGCTGGAGTAGTCAAAGTGCATCAACTGGCCGACGCGCACACTGTTCTTTGTGAGGGAGAAGTTGGTGGGAATGTCTATGTAGCTGAAGATATCTTTCctgaagagagaaaataaatgtgacagTCAGTGGCagaagaagtactctgatccctctctctgCATTGTTACAGTATCCAAGAGGGAAGTGTGTTTCCTCTGATGACTGAAAATATTCCCTTGAATTTTAGCTTTTACAGAAAAACCTTCCCAACTTATCCTGCAGAGCAACATAAACTAGAGTAGAAGAAGTAAAAGTTGGGTTGAAAATAGTTAGAATTAAAATATCTTACCTCTGCTGATAAAAAGCCGTTTTGTTGAACTTCCATTTGGACGGTTTTCCCTGGAGCTCTTCGTTCAGAGCGTTAGTCAAGGGGATGAAGGAGGGGTCCAGAAAATTCATGGCAAACTGAGACCTTTGAACaacaatgattaaaaaaatgtgattctgAGACAGTGTTGTGTGCCATGTGGGAACTGCTCTcgcatttgtttatgttttatattggCCTAAAGGGTATTTGAGGTATTAAGTATGTTTTGAGGTATTTGAACAATAAATCCATACAGATCTGGTGTGGTTATTCTGGGAAGACAAGGAGTTTTTCGTAAAGCCACTAACAAGCATTAATGTTGGTTATAGTCGCGAtttgttctctccatgttcttggaaactgtttaaattaaatatttgtcttATCCTTTCAAATGCAACAGAAAAcctgaacacattttaatatatctAAACAGATAATTGCATCTGTTATTTATGAATCTGATCTTTAGAGTAAATAACTTTAGGTTGCCTGGTTGTAAAACATTCCTTTATTATAGGACTATTCTAGAAAAGGTCTGCATTGGATCTGCACCAAGCTTTTTTTTACTGACAATTTCTATGGCAGATTAGATCTATTAAACCTCTGTCTTAAAATCATGGACAATATTATACTGACattgttttaacacattttgtgagAAAGGGTTTAAGCTTGATGAGGTTAAACCAACATGCACTACTTTGCATTCAgtaatattatgtattttaacGAACAAATCCATTCAAGAGTAATTTAGTGTTGTAATTGGTCAGTCAAATCCATCCACATGTTTAAAATACCAAAGGAAAGTACAAGAAACATggaatggaaatactcaagtactaCTACCTCCAAATGATACatgttactttccaccactgttaGCTGTAATGGTAATGTAATGGTCTTCAATTTAACAAGTCAAACGtataactaataaataaatgtaacaggGTAAAAACCAACCGTAGTATactataaataaacatacaaatgaaGTGCATGTGACTCAAATTAACCCCCGAAGCACaataattgagtaaaagtacttttgagccacacacacacaggatgtggGGCTGCTGATAATGCAAACGTTTACAGTGCAAGTACTTTACTTCATTATATATCAAGGACATGCATCGCCCAGGGAAACAACATCAGCACCTCGGACAGCTcactgtttgattgacagaaggCAATTTTGACCAAATTTAGTGGTGATGTGCGCTTTTAAGTGAATCACATTCAGGTTGAATCGTGAACACAAGGCctctgtgtttatatttttaccCCAACAATAATCATCTGCATCACATCAACAAAACTACTCACCTAAATCCTGCGTGGAACATAATCCTCGGGCCTCCCATGTAATATTTAGAGGAGGCGAAGAGGCTGTCTTTTCGGAGAGACACATAGCTGATGAGCGACAGTATGAGCACGGCGACGCACAAAATAACCAAACCCAGGGCCTTGGCGATGCGGACCATCTTGGGAGCGTTTTCATTCCCTGTATGGAGCTGCAGCGAGGCGTTGGCCTACGTTGTCATCGCAGGGTCTGGACACTGCCTGTCTGcaggacacagacacactggCACTCCTGGGCTCATATAATCGTGTAAAATGGACGGCTGGTGGTGGTAGTCGGCTGCATGATGGTGAAGATGCCGCGACTCGGTCCGCTCTCATTCCCCCTGACTGCTTCTTCTTctattgctgctgctgctgctgctgctgctgcttcaatCTCCGCTGCGACTCCCCTCCGAGCTGCCGGTTTAATCATGGAGATGGAGCTGAAATGCACGTCAACACATCCATCCAGCTAAAAGAGACAAGCCCCATCCACTACCActagcatcatcatcatcaccccatccaccctctctctctcacacaccccCTCTCACAAACATAATGAACTGATAATAAAttgaagagagaaaaagggagatgAGGGAGGAAAGATCAAACAGTCAAATCCTCTGGTGGGACCTCTCAACTTTAATCTGAAAATTACTCAAATTAATGTACAGTACTTAATATAGTTATTGAAATAACAAAGGAGCAACCTACTTCCAAcatatattattgatatttttaaaaaatctataacGGACTTTCACTAAGATTAACAAAACCCAAAGCTGTATGTTATTCCACATCAGAATTATGCagcctttcttttttatgtcaATGTTAAAACTTTTCtcactcatttatttatgtgtatttttacttgaTTTCAATTTGATCCTACTTCCagacatttcagaggcaaatattgtacttagTAAGAGAACATCTTCTGGTTTCATGTTATCATAGGATATAAACTTAATTCCTGTCACTTGAGTATGTGTATGTACCAGATGATGGTTTGTATGTATTCAGGAAACATTGTGTGATAAAACTATGACAGCTTTCAGTGTATCACTGTGAGCACTTAATTAATTTAAGGCAATACTCCAGTTCACCACTAGTtgacaatacaaaatacaatcaggtgaattaaaacaataaaaaaggtagATACAAAGCTTTTTTATTTGGAAGTATTGTTTCTGAACCTtccaacacactcacatataTTCAAATACAACATTCAAAATGTAGCATTCACAAAACATActattttttccttctttttttacatgttatatacatttttttaaacttttttttacagtaagcTTATTTTGGTAAACATCCATTCATAATCACATATTCTATGATACCATGCATATACAGTCTGGTATTTTAACACTACGAAGTCCTATATGCCACATTAGGATTGTGTACATACGCTTGCAGAATACTGTGTATATGTAAAGTAATGATTATAAAAacgggtttaaaaaaaatgttaagaatGTGCTAGTGTGTTAGCTGGTATTCAACAGTGAGTGTATCTAATGACTGATAAACACTATTTCTCCTTTGTGCTTCACTGCTTCTCCTGGAATATGCCAAGCttggacacaaacaaacacaaaagagaaCACCTCAGAAAAGACATTCAGATTACTATCAAGCTGCCAAGATATTGCAATTTTCCATTTTGCATTAATACGATATGTTTTTTATAACATTAAAGAAACCGACAGTCAACTGAATCAACACAGGCACTTAATGATTGAAACGTATCACTTGTCGTACCTTTGGTGGTATGACGAGTGAAACACGGGTTTGCTCAGAAACATGAGGACCACCTTAGATCAGATACAGTTCAGGGGACAAACACACTTCTGACTACTTCACAATGAGGACTGGTCACATTTTACGGTTCAGAAAGGCGGAGGAGAAGAAGGCCCCTTCGCCGTCACTTCCAGGGGAGCCGCATGGGCTCTCTTCTCCACAGCTCATGTCCTCACAAGAGTCCTCACTAGGGAAAAACGATGCCATTAATACTGAGTGCTGATTAATCAACGAGTGAACAGAATGAAAATGTTGTGTAATGGAATGGAAATGAAGAATTGATTCAAATCAACTTTTTAATTGTCAAAGCACAGTGGAATTTAgactctgcatttaacccatcctagtttTCGGAGCAGTGGGCAGTTGTTATGTATGCAGCTCGTCAGGGAGTAGTGTGgggccttgctcaagggcaatTCGCAAGAAACAAGGAGGGGAACTGGCACCTCTCaaagtaccagtccacactccgtaTTTGGTCCATTCTGGGAattgaaccagcgaccctccAATTCCCAAGCTATGTGCTCTGTGGTTCTTGAGTTGGCTTAAAGAAAATAACTACAGAGTGTTTAGGCTAagagacatatttttaaaaacaaaaagcatctgTTGCAAACTGCAAGTGTGAAGAATAAAATATGTGGCTATTTACATAGAGggtctaaaataaaaatgctattGAGCCAGGGCTAAATATGAAACTTTTAGCCAACAAAAAGACCAGAGTGTTTATCAAATTAAGGCTTGGATTGGTAAGACTGTCTTTTCCAGCAAACATGGATGTACTGTGATTGCAGCTGTGATTTGTCCAAGTCATGAATTGGAGGACTCCATGAAACCTTAAAATGAGTGCATTGtcatttgggggaaaaaaaggacagttaACCTTTCACTCTCGTCCCAGCTCCCCTCGGGAATAGTTGGCAGACCTGGCACACAGAAGTGATTGGCTTGAAGATTCTGTGCCGTCCTCCTTGAAACGATCCAAACAAGCTTTTTGTTGTCTGGTTTGTTACATTCGCTTGAGTGGTATTCAGTCATGCA of the Eleginops maclovinus isolate JMC-PN-2008 ecotype Puerto Natales chromosome 12, JC_Emac_rtc_rv5, whole genome shotgun sequence genome contains:
- the LOC134874239 gene encoding ras-related protein Rab-27B-like — translated: MADWDYDYLIKLLALGDSGVGKTTFLYRYTDNKFNRKFTTTVGIDFREKRVMYTGKGADGTSERNFKVHIQLWDTAGQERFRSLTTAFFRDAMGFLLMFDLTSQQSFLNVRNWMSQLQANAYCDSPDIVLVGTKADLRDVRDVHARQARDLADRYGIPYFETSAMTGDDVDQAVTTLLDLVMKRMEQSTPGGHSSEPNGSPINSHEVEEAPVRRRCAC
- the LOC134874238 gene encoding sia-alpha-2,3-Gal-beta-1,4-GlcNAc-R:alpha 2,8-sialyltransferase-like — its product is MVRIAKALGLVILCVAVLILSLISYVSLRKDSLFASSKYYMGGPRIMFHAGFRSQFAMNFLDPSFIPLTNALNEELQGKPSKWKFNKTAFYQQRKDIFSYIDIPTNFSLTKNSVRVGQLMHFDYSSHKYVFSISNNLKSLLPDTSPIHNKHYSMCAVVGNSGILTGSHCGPEIDQADFVFRCNFAPTEVYSKDVGKKTNLTTFNPSILERYYNNLLTIQDRNNFFLNLKKLEGAILWIPAFFLHTSATVTRTLVDFFVEHKGQLKVELAWPGNIMHDVNKYWKTKNLSPKRLSTGILMYTLASAMCDEIHLYGFWPFGWDPNTGNDLPYHYYDKKGTKFTTKWQETHQLPSEFKLLYKLHREGVIKLSLTHCS